In a single window of the Carassius carassius chromosome 26, fCarCar2.1, whole genome shotgun sequence genome:
- the LOC132105584 gene encoding adiponectin receptor protein 2-like yields MSASADHRLEGPSHNGCLFARRVVHEKEKETTEREEEEEDKSSDEGLLLQAHHAMERMEEFVHKMWEGRWRVIPHDVLPDWLKDNDFLLHGHRPPMPSFRACFKSIFRIHTETGNIWTHLLGCLFFLCLGIVYMFRPNMSFVAPFQEKIVIGAFFLGAILCLSFSWLFHTVYCHSEGVSRVFSKLDYSGIAFLIMGSFVPWLYYSFYCSPQPCFIYLIVVCILGVAAITVSQCDFFATPQYRGVRAGVFVGLGLSGVVPTLHFMITEGFLRATTMGQMGWLFLMAVLYITGACLYAARIPERFFPGKCDIWFHSHQLFHILVVAGAFVHFHGVSNLQEFRYTAGGGCAEEGGA; encoded by the exons ATGAGTGCCAGCGCAGATCACAGGTTGGAAGGCCCCTCACATAATGGG tgTCTCTTTGCGAGGAGGGTGGTACATGAAAAGGAGAAGGAAACGACTGAaagagaagaggaagaagaggataAGAGCTCTGATGAAGGCCTTTTGCTACAGGCGCACCATGCCATGGAGAGGATGGAGGAGTTTGTGCACAAG ATGTGGGAGGGCAGATGGCGTGTCATTCCACATGATGTCCTCCCTGACTGGCTGAAGGATAATGATTTCCTGTTGCATGGGCACCGGCCACCCATGCCCTCCTTCAGAGCATGTTTCAAGAGCATCTTCAGAATCCATACAGAAACGGGCAACATTTGGACACATCTTTTAG GCTGCCTGTTCTTTCTCTGTCTGGGCATTGTGTACATGTTCAGGCCCAATATGTCGTTTGTGGCCCCGTTCCAGGAGAAGATTGTCATCGGTGCATTCTTCCTGGGGGCCATTCTCTGCCTGTCCTTCTCCTGGCTCTTTCACACAGTCTACTGCCACTCAGAAGGGGTGTCCCGTGTCTTCTCAAA GCTAGACTACTCGGGCATTGCGTTTCTGATCATGGGCAGTTTTGTACCTTGGCTGTATTACTCTTTCTACTGCTCCCCTCAGCCCTGTTTCATATACCTGATAGTGGTGTGTATCCTGGGGGTCGCTGCCATCACAGTCTCACAGTGTGATTTCTTCGCCACACCACAGTACCGTGGAGTCAGGGCTG GTGTGTTTGTGGGTCTGGGCCTCAGTGGCGTCGTCCCCACGCTGCACTTTATGATCACTGAGGGCTTCCTGAGGGCCACCACCATGGGTCAGATGGGCTGGCTGTTCCTCATGGCTGTCCTGTACATCACCGGAGCCTGCCTGTACGCCGCACGCATCCCAGAAAGATTCTTCCCTGGCAAATGTGACATTTGG TTCCACTCTCATCAGCTGTTCCATATCCTGGTGGTAGCAGGTGCTTTTGTGCACTTCCACGGTGTGTCCAACCTGCAGGAGTTTCGTTACACAGCTGGAGGAGGCTGTGCAGAGGAGGGTGGAGCCTGA